One Algoriphagus sp. Y33 genomic window, GACAGAACTATTTTGGGAAGTAATGTTCCAAGATTCAATCTGGGAGTTAACAATAGAGTCTCTTACAAAGGGTTTGATCTGAGCGTGTTTGTATTTGCACGGCAGGGTAATATGATTGTCAGTGAGGCAAATGGATCCTATAAGATAGATGCCCGTGAAAATGGACCACGAGTGGATTATTGGACTCCCGAAAATCCTACTAATGCATACCCTAGACCTAATGCCGGTACCAGTACCGGGAATGCTAGGTATTTCTCCACTTTGAGATATGCGGATGGTTCTTTTGTGAAAGTACGGGATATCACACTTGGTTATAATCTGCCTCAGAAACTGATCGATAATCTGTCAATTTCACGGGTTCGGGTGTATGCCACTGCCAAAAATTATTTTGTCTGGAGTGACTTGGGCGGATACGATCCCGAGCGTGGGGGGAATTTGAGTTTTCCGATGACTCGTCAGTTGCTGTTCGGTGTCAATATTGAACTTTGATTTTTTCTAAACCCAAAATTTGAAAATTATGAAAAAAATAAACTTAATAATCTTAGCATTGAGTCTTTCCTTGGGAATGACTTCATGTGCAGATTTTCTCGAAGAAGAAAATAAAACAGGCTTGACGGCTGACGGCTATTACAATACCCTTCAAGGGATAGAGGCATTGGTAAACTCCTGTTATACACCGATGCGATTTTGGTATGGAAAGGAGCATGGTATGACCCTATCTGATATGGGTACAGATATCTTTACCAGAGCAAACGGAATGGAAAATCCTGCGGTAGCCCTTTATAATGCTGATCTAAGCGGAGAAAATGGGCAAATCAATTTCTATTGGACCAGATTGTATTCAGCATTAAACTCTACTAATGCCGCTATTGGAAGAATCCCGGATTCGCCTCTGTCTGAAAATGAAAAAACATTGAGAATGGCAGAAGTAAGGTTCTTGCGGGCGTTTTACCTTTGGCATATTGTGGAGACATGGGGTGGGGTTCATTTGTCCTTAGAGGAAGTGACTTCGGTCCAGACTACGGCGCAACGCAGCTCGGTAGACGAATTCTATACCCAGATTTTCGAAGATCTTCAGTTTGCGATGGATAATCTCACTGCAAACCCGGATCAATATGGACGTGCGACAAAACCTGCTGCAGAGGCTTTTGCTGCCAGGATGCATTTGACAAGAGGGAATGATGCCGAAGCATCAAGACTGGCCAAGAGAGTTATTGATGAATATGATTTTTCTCTTGTGGAAAGTTATGAGCAGCTATGGAGTATCAATAACGTGCGAAATTCTGAGGCTGTTTGGATTGTGAATTTCACTTCTGATTTGATCTTTAACCGTGAACTTGAGACTCCGGGTAACGACATTCTCATAAGAGATGGGGGGAACAATTCCCACCTATTCTATTTAATGACTTATGACCAATTGCCTGGAATGGTCCGTGATATCGAAAATGGACGTCCATTTGCAAGATTTATGCCTACTGCATTTTTGCTGGATTTATTTGATGAATCAATAGACAGCCGATATGATGTCACCTTTCAGACAGCATGGTACAGCAATAACCCGGGAACCTATGATTTACCATTAACCTCTGGTACGGAAACCAAATCAGTGACGTTTAACGAAGGGGATACGGCAATTTTAGCTACTAAATATGCCCTTACGGATGCTCAAAAAGATGCACTTCCATATACTGTGATCGACCGAAACAGAACATATAACACGGATGGTTCGCCGCGTGTTAGAGATCGGTACATTTCCCTGAAGAAATTCTTAGACCCGAGCCGGCCCACAGTTGCTCAGCAACAAGGTAAGCGGGATGCATTTGTGATAAGACTTGCAGAAATGT contains:
- a CDS encoding RagB/SusD family nutrient uptake outer membrane protein produces the protein MKKINLIILALSLSLGMTSCADFLEEENKTGLTADGYYNTLQGIEALVNSCYTPMRFWYGKEHGMTLSDMGTDIFTRANGMENPAVALYNADLSGENGQINFYWTRLYSALNSTNAAIGRIPDSPLSENEKTLRMAEVRFLRAFYLWHIVETWGGVHLSLEEVTSVQTTAQRSSVDEFYTQIFEDLQFAMDNLTANPDQYGRATKPAAEAFAARMHLTRGNDAEASRLAKRVIDEYDFSLVESYEQLWSINNVRNSEAVWIVNFTSDLIFNRELETPGNDILIRDGGNNSHLFYLMTYDQLPGMVRDIENGRPFARFMPTAFLLDLFDESIDSRYDVTFQTAWYSNNPGTYDLPLTSGTETKSVTFNEGDTAILATKYALTDAQKDALPYTVIDRNRTYNTDGSPRVRDRYISLKKFLDPSRPTVAQQQGKRDAFVIRLAEMYMTVAEAELNQGNVSEALEYFNTIRRRAALPGQEQAMEVSAGDLTIDMILDEKAREFAGEQIRWFDLKRTGKLVERVRAFNPDAAPNIQSFHNLRPIPQQQLDAITNKDEFLQNEGYF